A window of Elusimicrobiota bacterium contains these coding sequences:
- the rodA gene encoding rod shape-determining protein RodA, translating into MTVEITPRFFRTAPQSTLGHVASRLDWSLLVAAVALAVLGVLFIFSATFHGGHAAGYLTRQISALAVGLVAMIFLALLPYPVFQTYAKGLFLFSLMLLAATLVFGTRLRGSKSWINFHWFYFQPVEITRLLLAVGLAAIAEARSREIRHWTGLIPPVFLAGSHFGMILLQPDLSSALAIGPMTLAVLFAAGAPTGALAALLATGGLALGLPLASTYFSIVGDRYATGTTMAWVARAFQETGPLLALAGGAAVLLVFGYWFLRRWRVSVPLFALFVSLAVLVAGVAGSFVVDKALKTYQRKRLIAFIDPAVDPLGAGYNILQSKIAIGSGRLFGKGFLSGSQSQLGFLPEKHTDFIFSLIGEETGFLGAVLVLAVYFWIAWRAFDIAFTARDRFGRYLASALGAYFAFSGLINIGMVMGLMPVTGVPLPFLSYGGSGLVGSFMAVGLLLSIHLRRYLL; encoded by the coding sequence TTGACGGTCGAGATCACGCCGCGCTTTTTCCGAACGGCGCCCCAGTCCACCCTGGGCCACGTGGCTTCCCGGTTGGATTGGAGTTTGCTGGTCGCCGCCGTGGCCCTGGCGGTCCTGGGCGTTCTTTTCATTTTCTCCGCGACCTTCCACGGGGGCCACGCGGCGGGCTACCTGACGCGGCAAATTTCCGCCCTGGCCGTGGGCCTCGTGGCCATGATTTTTCTGGCGCTTTTGCCCTACCCGGTGTTTCAGACCTACGCCAAGGGGTTGTTCCTTTTTAGCCTGATGCTTTTGGCGGCGACGCTGGTTTTCGGCACGCGGCTCCGGGGCAGCAAGTCCTGGATCAACTTTCACTGGTTCTATTTTCAACCGGTGGAAATCACGCGGCTCCTTTTGGCCGTGGGGCTGGCCGCCATCGCCGAGGCCCGCTCCCGGGAAATCCGCCATTGGACGGGCCTCATCCCCCCGGTTTTTCTGGCGGGGTCCCATTTCGGCATGATTCTGCTCCAGCCGGATTTGTCGAGCGCCCTGGCCATCGGCCCCATGACTTTGGCGGTGCTCTTCGCGGCGGGGGCGCCCACGGGGGCCCTGGCGGCGCTGTTGGCCACGGGCGGTTTGGCCCTGGGCCTGCCCCTGGCGTCGACGTATTTTTCCATCGTGGGCGACCGCTACGCGACGGGGACGACCATGGCCTGGGTGGCCCGGGCCTTTCAGGAAACGGGGCCGCTCCTGGCCCTGGCCGGCGGGGCCGCGGTGTTGCTGGTGTTCGGTTATTGGTTTTTGCGACGGTGGCGGGTGTCGGTGCCGCTCTTCGCGCTCTTCGTGTCGCTGGCCGTTTTGGTGGCGGGGGTCGCGGGGTCTTTTGTCGTCGACAAGGCGCTCAAGACCTACCAGCGCAAGCGGCTCATCGCCTTCATCGACCCGGCGGTGGACCCCCTGGGCGCGGGGTACAACATTTTGCAGTCCAAAATCGCCATCGGGTCCGGGCGGCTGTTCGGAAAGGGGTTTCTGTCGGGAAGTCAAAGTCAGCTGGGCTTTTTGCCCGAGAAGCACACGGACTTCATTTTTTCCCTCATCGGGGAGGAAACGGGGTTTCTGGGGGCGGTGCTGGTCCTGGCGGTTTATTTTTGGATCGCCTGGCGCGCCTTCGACATCGCCTTCACCGCGCGGGACCGGTTCGGCCGTTATTTGGCCTCGGCTCTCGGCGCGTATTTCGCTTTTTCAGGTCTTATCAACATCGGCATGGTGATGGGCTTGATGCCCGTCACCGGCGTGCCCCTGCCTTTTTTGTCCTACGGCGGGTCGGGGCTGGTGGGATCGTTCATGGCCGTGGGGTTGCTGTTGTCCATACACTTGCGCCGCTACTTATTGTAG